A genomic window from Elaeis guineensis isolate ETL-2024a chromosome 3, EG11, whole genome shotgun sequence includes:
- the LOC105040734 gene encoding CMP-sialic acid transporter 1 isoform X1 yields the protein MQWYFIAALLTILTSSQGILTTLSQSNGGYSYDYATVPFLAEIFKLVVSTFFLWRECNSSSPPRMTTEWRTVRLFPIPSVIYLIHNNVQFSTLTYVDPSTYQIMGNLKIVTTGILFRLFMRRRLSTLQWMAIVLLAVGTTTSQVKGCGEASCDSLFSAPMQGYMLGLLSACLSALAGVYTEYLMKKNNDSLYWQNVQLYTFGSIFNMARLLLDDFRVGFENGPWWQRLLSGYTITTWIVVLNLGSTGLLVSWLMKYADNIVKVYSTSMAMLLTMVLSIFLFNFKPSVQLFLGIIICVISLHMYFAPVHMLVDLPVTSKRPTDTLKEVTVQQAGE from the exons ATGCAGTGGTACTTCATTGCCGCTCTTCTCACCATCCTCACAAGTTCCCAG GGAATTTTGACAACGCTCTCACAAAGTAATGGTGGTTACTCATATGATTATGCTACTGTTCCATTTCTTGCAGAAATCTTCAAG cttgTAGTATCCACTTTCTTCCTTTGGAGAGAATGCAATTCATCAAGTCCTCCAAGGATGACTACAGAATGGAGGACTGTGCGGTTATTTCCAATTCCCTCTGTCATATATCTGATCCACAATAATGTTCAGTTTTCTACCTTAACATATGTGGATCCATCAACATATCAGATAATGGGCAATCTCAAAATTGTAACAACTGGTATCTTATTCAG GCTGTTCATGAGGAGGAGATTGTCAACCTTACAGTGGATGGCAATTGTGTTATTAGCTGTTGGAACAACTACAAGTCAG GTGAAGGGCTGTGGAGAAGCATCATGCGACTCTCTCTTTTCAGCACCTATGCAGGGATACATGCTGGGACTACTTTCTGCCTGTCTTTCTGCACTAGCTGGTGTTTATACAGAATACTTAATGAAGAAGAACAATGACAGTCTCTACTGGCAAAATGTACAATTATACAC GTTTGGCTCTATCTTTAACATGGCACGACTTCTTTTGGATGATTTTAGAGTTGGATTTGAGAATGGACCATGGTGGCAACGACTTCTCAGTGGATACACTATTACCACATGGATTGTTGTATTAAATTTAGGATCTACTGGGTTGCTGGTGTCATGGTTGATGAAATATGCAGACAATATTGTGAAG GTATATTCAACATCGATGGCAATGCTGTTAACAATGGTTTTATCAATATTCCTTTTTAATTTCAAGCCTAGTGTGCAG CTCTTCTTGGGGATAATTATCTGCGTGATTTCATTACACATGTACTTTGCTCCAGTGCACATGCTTGTGGATTTGCCAGTGACCTCAAAGAGGCCAACTGACACACTCAAGGAAGTTACCGTCCAACAAGCAGGAGAATGA
- the LOC105040734 gene encoding CMP-sialic acid transporter 1 isoform X2 → MTTEWRTVRLFPIPSVIYLIHNNVQFSTLTYVDPSTYQIMGNLKIVTTGILFRLFMRRRLSTLQWMAIVLLAVGTTTSQVKGCGEASCDSLFSAPMQGYMLGLLSACLSALAGVYTEYLMKKNNDSLYWQNVQLYTFGSIFNMARLLLDDFRVGFENGPWWQRLLSGYTITTWIVVLNLGSTGLLVSWLMKYADNIVKVYSTSMAMLLTMVLSIFLFNFKPSVQLFLGIIICVISLHMYFAPVHMLVDLPVTSKRPTDTLKEVTVQQAGE, encoded by the exons ATGACTACAGAATGGAGGACTGTGCGGTTATTTCCAATTCCCTCTGTCATATATCTGATCCACAATAATGTTCAGTTTTCTACCTTAACATATGTGGATCCATCAACATATCAGATAATGGGCAATCTCAAAATTGTAACAACTGGTATCTTATTCAG GCTGTTCATGAGGAGGAGATTGTCAACCTTACAGTGGATGGCAATTGTGTTATTAGCTGTTGGAACAACTACAAGTCAG GTGAAGGGCTGTGGAGAAGCATCATGCGACTCTCTCTTTTCAGCACCTATGCAGGGATACATGCTGGGACTACTTTCTGCCTGTCTTTCTGCACTAGCTGGTGTTTATACAGAATACTTAATGAAGAAGAACAATGACAGTCTCTACTGGCAAAATGTACAATTATACAC GTTTGGCTCTATCTTTAACATGGCACGACTTCTTTTGGATGATTTTAGAGTTGGATTTGAGAATGGACCATGGTGGCAACGACTTCTCAGTGGATACACTATTACCACATGGATTGTTGTATTAAATTTAGGATCTACTGGGTTGCTGGTGTCATGGTTGATGAAATATGCAGACAATATTGTGAAG GTATATTCAACATCGATGGCAATGCTGTTAACAATGGTTTTATCAATATTCCTTTTTAATTTCAAGCCTAGTGTGCAG CTCTTCTTGGGGATAATTATCTGCGTGATTTCATTACACATGTACTTTGCTCCAGTGCACATGCTTGTGGATTTGCCAGTGACCTCAAAGAGGCCAACTGACACACTCAAGGAAGTTACCGTCCAACAAGCAGGAGAATGA
- the LOC105040733 gene encoding uncharacterized protein, protein MEQFRQVGGVLGSLKAQMVFKDEIQINQRQCCLLVDAFNHAFEVVAEEMRQYLRFEERFSKWNALESPLRELYRVFKEGEQYVRQCLETKDWWAKAISLSQNCDCIDFHLHNLLWCIFVVLEAIENVGEISGCDQEVIQKKRLVFMKKYEQEWMDPHLFQHKFGKKYLISQDICSRLDSVRKEDHWILSEMTSERRNSGSMPLAKQENQLAELLLAPKGKLFPSSVLVRSKDYQVRRRLGSGGPYKEVQWMGESFAVGHFFGDIEPLKQEISPVSSLRHPNVMQIMYAFSDEERRELFLVMELMSKDLSSYIKEICSTKRRLPFPLLVAVDIMLQIARGMEYLHSCGIYHGDLNPSNILVKPRNSNPDGYLHVKIQGIGLPSLKKPRASTNQTATDSCIWYAPEVLSEQEQSTEPNVSKCTEKADVYSFAMICFEVLTGKIPFEDDHLQGDKMSRNIRAGERPLFPFPSPKYLTNLTKRCWQADPSQRPSFSSVCRVLRYIKRFLIMNPDRGQPDLPAPPVDYFDLEAKLSRKFTTWATAEALTVSEVPFQMFAYRVMERERTNLNFRERSSESGSEGATSTCGDENGFNLIGQEDPFSAPVGLLKSPTSPQVSPDTNRKASAKKTIGKLKLQSGQHQKGAVRPPQKTVHAYNMKMKSESHLQTVAMSPRRRFSGHASDSELA, encoded by the exons ATGGAGCAGTTCCGTCAGGTAGGAGGGGTTTTGGGAAGCCTCAAGGCTCAGATGGTATTTAAAGATGAGATACAAATCAATCAGCGCCAATGCTGTTTGTTGGTGGATGCCTTCAACCACGCCTTTGAAGTGGTCGCAGAGGAGATGAGGCAGTATCTAAGATTCGAAGAGAGATTCTCGAAGTGGAATGCACTAGAGAGCCCACTCAGAGAGCTTTACAGGGTATTTAAGGAAGGAGAGCAGTATGTCCGACAATGCTTGGAGACAAAAGATTGGTGGGCTAAAGCCATTTCCCTCAGCCAGAATTGTGATTGCATCGATTTCCATCTGCACAATTTGTTATGGTGCATCTTTGTTGTGCTCGAGGCAATTGAGAATGTCGGAGAGATCTCAGGTTGTGATCAAGAAGTGATCCaaaagaaaaggcttgtcttcaTGAAGAAGTATGAGCAAGAATGGATGGATCCACATCTCTTTCAGCACAAGTTTGGAAAGAAGTACTTGATTTCCCAAGACATATGCAGCAGACTGGATAGTGTCCGGAAGGAGGACCATTGGATTCTCTCAGAAATGACTTCTGAGAGGAGAAATTCAGGTTCCATGCCTCTAGCAAAGCAAGAGAACCAGCTTGCTGAGCTTCTTTTAGCTCCAAAAGGGAAGCTCTTTCCAAGTTCAGTGCTGGTGAGGTCCAAGGACTACCAGGTAAGAAGACGATTAGGGAGCGGGGGGCCCTACAAGGAGGTCCAGTGGATGGGAGAGAGCTTTGCCGTTGGGCATTTCTTTGGGGACATCGAGCCATTGAAGCAAGAGATCTCGCCCGTGTCATCTCTGAGACACCCAAATGTAATGCAGATCATGTATGCTTTCTCTGACGAGGAGCGGAGAGAATTGTTTCTGGTTATGGAGCTCATGAGCAAGGATCTCTCTAGTTATATCAAAGAAATATGCTCCACAAAGAGAAGGCTCCCCTTTCCTCTGCTGGTGGCAGTGGACATAATGCTACAAATTGCAAGAGGAATGGAGTATCTCCACTCTTGTGGGATATATCATGGAGATTTGAATCCATCCAACATTTTAGTAAAACCAAGAAATTCAAATCCAGATGGCTACTTGCATGTAAAAATCCAGGGAATTGGGCTACCGAGTTTGAAGAAGCCGAGAGCTTCGACAAATCAAACAGCTACAGATTCATGCATATGGTATGCACCTGAGGTTCTTTCAGAGCAAGAACAGTCAACAGAGCCTAATGTTTCCAAATGCACAGAGAAAGCAGATGTCTACAGTTTTGCAATGATTTGTTTTGAGGTGCTAACTGGAAAAATACCTTTTGAGGATGATCACCTTCAAGGAGATAAGATGAGCAGAAACATAAGGGCAGGCGAGAGGCCGCTATTCCCATTCCCATCTCCAAAATACCTCACTAACTTAACCAAAAGATGCTGGCAGGCCGACCCTTCCCAACGACCAAGCTTCTCTTCTGTCTGTAGAGTTCTTCGTTACATCAAGAGGTTTTTAATTATGAATCCAGATCGTGGCCAGCCTGACCTACCAGCTCCACCAGTGGACTACTTTGATCTTGAAGCGAAGCTGTCCAGGAAGTTCACAACATGGGCAACTGCAGAAGCTCTAACAGTCTCCGAAGTCCCCTTTCAGATGTTCGCTTATAGAGTTATGGAGAGGGAGAGGACTAATCTGAACTTTAGGGAGAGGAGTTCAGAGTCAGGGAGTGAGGGGGCAACGTCGACATGTGGAGATGAGAATGGCTTCAATTTGATTGGTCAGGAGGATCCTTTCTCAGCTCCTGTTGGTTTGTTAAAATCACCAACGTCACCTCAGGTCAGTCCTGACACCAATAGGAAAGCATCCGCAAAGAAGACGATTGGAAAACTCAAGTTACAATCAG GACAGCATCAAAAAGGAGCAGTAAGACCACCACAAAAAACAGTACATGCATACAATATGAAGATGAAATCCGAAAGCCACTTGCAGACGGTTGCCATGAGCCCGAGGAGGAGGTTTTCTGGGCATGCGTCAGATTCAGAGTTAGCATAG